GTCGCTGGGGTACCACCACTGCCGGTGGCATCCGTACAGCCAGGAGGACGTGCTCAAGCACGCGAAGACGTACCGAAAGAAGGGCATTCCGTGTGATTCGATTTGGCTCGATATCGACCATATGAACGGGTACCGGGTGTTTACGTGGAACCCGAAACTGTTACCCGAGCCGGCCAAGATGCTGTCGTCGCTGACGAAATTGGGCTTTCGGTCGGTGACGATCATTGACCCGGGGGTGAAGGTGGAGCCGGGGTACTCGGTGTACGATTCGGGCTTGGCCAAGAATGCCTTTTGCCGAACCGAAGGCGGGGCGGTGTATCAGGGGCAGGTTTGGCCGGGTAAGACGGCTTTTCCCGACTTCGCTTCGGCGGTCGCTCGCGAATGGTGGGGTGAGCTCAACGCGAAGCATATTCAGTTCGGTTTGGCGGGGATTTGGAACGACATGAACGAGCCCGCCACCGGTGATATTCCCGCGTCAGCGATGCGGTTCGATGGCGGTAAATATAGCCACGGCATGTACCACAACGGCTACGCAATGCTGATGGCGATGGGCACGGCGGAGGGGCTGAAGAAAGCGTTGCCGAACCAGCGTCCGTTCGTGCTGAGCCGCGCCGGTTCGGCGGGAATCCAGCGGTACGCGGCGAACTGGCTGGGCGACAATATGTCGCGATGGGAGCATTTGGCGATGAGCCTGCCGATGTCGCTTGGTCTTGGCCTCTCGGGTCAGCCGTTCATCGGGGCGGATATTGGCGGATTTGGCGAGAATTCGTCGCCGGAATTGTTGGTGCGATGGATGCAGGTGGCGACGCTGACGCCTTTCTGCCGGAACCACAACGACGCGGGAAATGTGGACCAGTACCCGTGGAGCTTTGGGGCGAAAACAGAGGCGGCGTGTCATGCGGCGATCGACTTGCGATACCGGCTGATGCCTTATCTGTACACGACTTTTGTGGAGTCGGCGACGACGGGACTTCCGATCATGCGGCCCCTGCTGATGGAGGATTTGAGCCTGAGCGAGGTGGACGACGAGTACCTGTTTGGGTCGTCGCTACTGATCGCACCGGTCCTGGCGCCGAAGGTGCGGGCGCGATCGGTGGCGTTGCCATCGGGCGAGTGGATCGATTGGTGGACCGGTGCGCGGTGCGAAGGGACGGTTTGGAGCCAGGCTCCACTGGACCGGATTCCGCTGTTCGCGCGAGCGGGGTCGGTGGTGCCGATGTGGACCGAGGCTCCGCCCTCGACGATGGGCTACCACCCCGAGGTTGTGGAACTTCGAGTGTTCGTACCGTCGGTGGATGGCGAGTGGGGCTCGATGTTAGTGGAGGACGATGGAGAATCGTTCGCGTTCGAGCGAGGCGAGCGGCTGACGACGACGATTCGGGTTGTTCGGAAAGGGAAGAAACTTTCGGTGGTGGGTTCGACGGTAGGTGTGGTTTACGCGGGATTTGCGCGCAAGGCGTTTCGGCTGGTGTTTCGAGGAGCCGACCTCGCGGATGTGGTGGTCGAAGCTGGCGTTGATGGATTCGAGTGGTCGGGCACGGTCTAGGTTTGCTGACTCTGGTGCTCAGCGCATTAGTCGGCGATGGGGACACTTATTTGCCTGATCTCGGTGAGGAACTCGTCGCCTCTTTGTTGGAAGAGCAGGTCGTAGGATTCACCCTGGTTCGTGAGCACCTGGTAGACGGCCGATGGATAGCCGTGAAAGACGTTCTGCCTTCCTGAGAGGGTCTTCTTTTTGACGTAAGCGATGTCGGCAAAAGGAATGGTGACCTTTTCGGACGGTTCGAAGATCGCGAAGATGGTGTCGGTGAACGAGTATGAGTAGTGGATCAGTTCCTTCTCGGTCACGATGAGTGTTCCGGGGCGGGAGCGGAGCGTGAGTCCCAGGTAGCAGGTATCGAGCACAAATTTGGCGTCATCGACCGGGAGGGACTTCGCCTCGCAGAACTTCTTCCACTTCTTATCAGTGATGACTTTGAACATCGGGTGCGTCGCTCGTGCCGGACAGCTCGAACCAGTATCGACGCACGGGGATGGGCCAATGTTCGGACAAGAACTCCATTTCTAGGACGCCGCCGCACCGCTCGATCGTGCGGCAAGAGCGAGTGTTTTCGGCGTCGGCGCAGACCATGACCCGGTCGAGACCGACTCGGCGGGCCTCGTCCAGACCCGCAGAAAGGGCGGCAATCGAATACCGCTTGCCTCGCTGAGAAGGGGCGACATCGTAGCCGATATGGCCGCCAACCGAGTTCAGAAACGGTGTGTCGATGGTGTACCGAGTGCGGACCACGGCGACGATCTCGCCGGCGCTATCAAGAAGCCACCGGTGAGACCCGGCCACGATGCCGGGCAGGAGGTTGAATCCGGTTTCTTCGTCCTCCAGCGAGCGGAGGTACTTTTCGAAATTGGTCGCCGCCAGGGCGTAACCGCCCACGTTGTCGGGGTCGTTCATCAGGTAGTCGTCCAGCATCCGCAGGAAGGCTTGGCGATACACGATGTCCGGCTTAACAACCTTCATGACTTGAGTTCGGTGGCGACGACGTGCAGCGGAGCGTCGCCGATATTGTGTACGTAGTGCGGGCCAAGGGGTGGGGACCAGGCTGTCGAGCCGTTGGCGGGCGTCGTGTTTGCGGTGCGGGAATCGAAGAGTTGATTGCCTTGATCGTCGTAGCGGATGAACGCGGTCCAACTGACGATGTAGAGCGCCCCGGGCCAGCAGTGGGTGTGAACGGCGGTCTTCTCGCCGGGCGGGATGAAGGTCTCGACGACGCGGACGCGATCATTCTCCAGAAGCAGGCGATGATGCTCGGGAGCGGCGAGCAAGGCGTCGAGCGACTCCGGCCAGGTAGAAGGATCATCCGTCACAGTGATCGAATGCTACCCTCAATCGTTCGGATACACTGGCAATCGTGGATTCTCTCGAGCTATTGCAGGAACTCGTCTCGTTGCCCGGACCGGCGGGACAGGAGGACCAGGTTCGCGAAGCGCTGATTCAGCACCTGGTGAAGCTCGGGATCACCAGTCAGGTCGATCCGAAGGGGAACCTGATCGTGCGGCTGGGCAAGGGTGAGAAGGCGAAGGTGGTCGTTACCGCCCACATGGATGAGATCGCGCTGTATGTGAAGCAGATCCTGCCGGACGGAAGCCTTAAGGTCGCTTCGTTGGGGGGCATTTTCCCGTGGAAGCTTGGCGAAGGTCCGGTGACAATTCTGGCGTCCGGAACGCCGTTGGAGGCGGTGCTGGGGTTCGGCTCAATTCATACCGAGAGCAACCTAAGCGCGGCGAAACGCGCCAAAACCGACGCAGTAACCTGGGACATGGCGACGGTGATGACCGGGCTGACGCCGGAGTCGCTCAAGAAGAAGGGGGTCCGTTTGGGAACGCGGGTGGTGGTGTCGCCGAGCCGACGAACGTTGACCCGATTCGAGAATTTTGTGGCGGGATACTTCCTCGATGATCGAGCCGATTTGGTTTCTTGGCTGTTGGCCCTGGCCGAGATGAAGGATGAGCCGTTGGACGTCGCGTTTGTCGCGACGACCTCCGAAGAAGTCGGCGGGGAAGGGGCGCAGTACTACTTGGCCCACGAGCAACCCGACTTCTGCGTCGCGCTGGAATTGGGGCCGCAGGTGCCGGATGCGCCGGTGGCGATTTCGGCAAGGCCGACGGTCTGGGTCATGGACGGCTATGCGGCGATGCCTCCGTTCTTGGGCGAGACGCTGGACCGCGTGAGCGAGCAGACCGGAATTGGATTGCAGTATCAGGCTCTGTCGCGTGGCGGAAGCGACGCCTCCTGCTCGGCGGCGCGAGGACTTTGCGCCCATCCGATTACGCTCGGTTTGCCGATGGAAAACAGCCACGGTTACGAAGTGATCCACACGGAATCGATGAACGCGCTGGCGGAACTGACGGTGGCCGTCGTTCGCGACCTATTCAAATAGTGAAATGTCCGGGCGTGTTTCAGCCCGGACCAATTTCAGAGATAAGTCTTTAGTTACGGGTGACCGGCGTGAGGATGCAAGCGACTGCAGTGCCGTTTTTGATGCCATAGCCGACAATTGTGCCATTGCTGCTGATTCCATAGGCCCTAGAAAAGACAAAGTTCGGTTCGGAGATGCGGGTATTGAGATCGACATATCCCGAGGCTTGAGACCAGGCAAAGGCATGGTAAGTCTGAATATTGCCATCGAATATGTTATCGGAGCCCGCTGCAATTCCGCCTGAACTAATGGACCCCAAGGTGGCATAGGTGGATGTACTGTCAGCATAGTTGGTAAGGCCGCTGCCGTTGCTGATAAAGCTGACCCAGTTTGCGCCGACCTTTTGGTTGCCGATGATGGTGCCGTCGTTTCCAATCGATCGTGCGCTAATATTCGATTGGCCCGACAACACCGTCGACCAGGTTTTCGCAATCGGGTCATAAGCCTTGAACTCAGAATTGGACCAACCGAGAATCCATCCTGAAGGACTAACGGAGGAAATGCCAAAGTTTTCGTTGCCATCGACCGTGATCGGAGTCGATGTGTTGCCCTGGGTACGGTACGAGCGATACGATCCGTCGTCGAGCCTTGCAGTTCGGTAAATGGCACCCGAGGAGTCGGCGCTGCCGCTGTATCCGTCCACCTCGTGATCGCCGTAGGGAAAGATGGTGGCGCTGTTTCCGGCGATCATGCATGCCGCCTGGGCCGTCGGCGTATCGGCTGTTGCTGCGATCACGCCGGAGTCGCTGACGTTGTTGGGATGGATATATTGGTCAGCCGGTGAGACAACCTGTATGCCGCCGTTGACGTATCGAAAGACCATTCGATAAGTGCCATCGGTATATGAACCGACGATCTGCTTTCCGTCAGGACTGATGGCATCGAACTCCATACCGAATTGGCCGGTCGGAGCCCCGAGAGTCGTGACGGTGTAGGCCGTAGCGAGGTCGGTGGCGATCACGACCGGAGCGGCAGCGCCTCCACCGCCGCAGCCTGTGAGGGAGCTGATGGCGACGAGCGAAAGGGACATCACGGCGAGATTTCTGAAACTGGTTTTCATGTCATCCATGATCCGGGTCAAGCGTGACAGGAGCCGCGACCGAGCGTTACAAAAGCGTGACAAATGCTTGTCACAGTCATCATGCTAAGATTTGCTTATGTCTATCCTTGGCCGAGCGTGTTTGCTCGAAGAACCCGGCGCGCCTGCGGTCGTGCGCGAAGTTACCGTCGACGATCCGGTCGGCGACGAAGTTCTGATTAAGGTTGTTGCGAGCGGGGTGTGTCACACCGACCTGACGGTGAAGAACCTTAACGGCAACGGCATGTCGTTTCCGATTGTTTTGGGCCACGAAGGCGCAGGTTACGTCGAGAAAGTTGGCGAGAATGTCACTCACCTGAAGCCGGGTGACCCGGTAGTGATCGCCTATCGCGCGCCATGCGGCCAATGCCCAGCGTGTTTGAAAGGCGACCCTCGGCACTGTTACATGGCGCTCCGACCTGGTTCTCGAATCAAGCGCGCCAGCGATGGAGCCGTGTGCTCGCAAGTTCTGCGATGCGGGACTTTTGCGACTCATACAGTTGTTCATGGCAAGGCCGCCATCAAGATGCCGGATGCCATGCCGCTGGATAAGGCGTGTCTGATCGCGTGCGGCGTCGTCACCGGTGTGGGGGCGGCGCTGAATACGACGCCGGTTGAGCGAGGTTCGCGCGTGGCCGTTGTGGGATGCGGTGGCGTTGGGCTGAGCGTGATTCAGGGCGCGCGCTTGGCGGGCGCAAAGCAGATCATCGCTATCGACATAAATCCGACCAAGCTTCAGTGGGCGAAAGACTTTGGCGCGACGCACCTGGTGAACGCGAAGGAAGTCGACCCGCTGAAGGCGGTGCGGGAGCTGACCGAGGACGGATGGGATGGCGGAGTAGAGTTTGCGTTCGAAGCGACGGGCATTCCGATGTGCATCGAACAGGCGGTGAAAATGTTGTCGTACGGCGGCACCGCTACGACGATCGGCTTCCCGGCTCAGAACGATTCGGTGAACCTCAATTTGGGCGACATGGCGACCGGCGTTTACTGGAATAAAGCGGCGTTGCGGGTCTGCCATTGTGGCGACACGTTGCCTTCACACGATTTTCCGATGCTCGCCGACCTGTATCTCAAGGGGCAACTGAACTTGGACCAAATGGTGACGAGGAAAATTTCGCTCGACGAAGTGGAAGATGCCTTTCACGAGATGGAAACGGGAGACGTCATCCGCTCGGTCATCATTCTGTAAGTGCCCTTCAAAAAAAGTGCCGCCCGAAGGCGGCCTTGTCTTTTTCTTGGGGGTGTTCGGTGGCGAACCACTTCGACCCTTTTGCCGCTTGGAGGGCTAATTCCGTGACGGCAAAGCGTGGATTATTTACAAATGAAACACCTCAACGGTTCGTTGACTGAAGAGGCACGAAGTTCGAATTAACTTCGATCTATCGCAACATCATTATATTACGATACTTCAATAAATACAACCCATTTTGACTTCTCCAAGCAATTATACGGGTCATTATTGGTTCGACCGAGCCGCAGTGGTCCCGGCTGAAAATTAAAAGGCCGCCCGAAGGCGGCCCTGTCGTCTTATGATGGGGTTAACGATGCCGACACATCGTGCCCAAATCCGTCGCCTGGGGGGTGAGTCCATTTGAACGACGAATCTAACACTCCCTCAAACTTGTTCGAAGGAATCGATTGGTCCAACTGCTCCTAAACAGTCTGTGCTTGCCTTGGCGAACACCGGACGTCCTCGACACAAATATGATACGCCGGGAAAGATGAAGATGTGATGAGGTTAAGACCATCGTCCTAGGACGAAAGACCGAGGTACTTTTTCGTCGCATTTTCATGGAACGAAGTAGAACTGTTGCGCATTCTGTATCCATCATGTCTGTGCACGCACGAGTTTTGCTCGTCTCTGCCTCTGTCTCCGCCGTTGCTCTCGCATCGGCCATCTTGCCCAGCGACGGCGACGTCGCAATGAGTCCGGCCGAAGCCAAGCCGCTGAAGGTCGGGGTCTCGATACCCGATTCAAACCTGAAGACCCTCGACGGCAAAGCCACTACGTTGAAGGAAGCGCTGGGCGGCAAACCGACCGTCCTGGTTTTCTACCGTGGCGGTTGGTGCCCGTTCTGCAACATGCACCTGGCCGAGCTTGGACAGGTACAAGCCGATATCATCAAGCGCGGCTATCAGATCGTCGCGATTAGCCCGGATACGCCCGCCGAGTTGAACAAGACGATGGAGAAGCACGACCTGACTTACAAGCTGCTTTCGGATTCGACGGCCGAAACGATGAAGAAGTTTGGGGTTGCGTTCCGGCTCGACGACAAGACGTTTGGAATGTACAAAGACAAGTACCATATCGACCTTGAGAGGTCGTCGGGCGGGATGACGCACCACATTCTGCCGGTGCCATCGGTGTTCCTTGTCGATAAGTCTGGGAAGATTATCTTCGCCCATTCGAATCCGGACTACAAGGTTCGGATGAAGGGGGCGGAGATTTTAAAAGCGATCGACGAAAACATGTAGACCCTCCTGAGTCCATATCAGGTCTAGATTGCCCTCTCGAGACCGAGAGGGCTTTTTGTCTTTCCTTTCGGGAGCGGCTACAAGGTCCCAGTGGGGATATAGCTCAGTTGGGAGAGCGTCCCGACGCATCGGGAAGATCGTGGGGAATTTCTACCTTTACATCCTCTCCAGCAAATCCAAACCCCGCTTCTACGCTGGGCACGCGGACGATCTCGAACAGCGACTAGCCGACATAATCGAGGACTCGTTCGCTCGACGCGACCTTATCGACCTTGGGAACGCATCTATTTCGAGGCTTTTGGTTCCCGCTCTGAGGCGATGAAGCGCGAATACGAAATCAAATCTTGGAAGAGCTCCAAAAAGATTCGGGAATTGATTGATTCCAGCTAGTGGGCGGTATCCTTTATGTAGCCTGTGGGGATATAGCTCAGTTGGGAGAGCGCTGCAATCGCACTGCAGAGGTCGTGGGTTCGAATCCCATTATCTCCACCATTCAAAATAGCAATCTGCTTCATTCTGTTTCACTCTCTTTGAATCTCTCAAGGGACCCATTAAGGGACCAAACTTTTGGGTTCGTATCGCCCTGGCGACCTTCGAGCAGCCAGCAGAGGTCCCCTGAGGGTCATCCCATTATCTTGACCGTTCTACAGATTATAGGACGGGATTTGCAACTCGCTCCTTCCAATTGCTTCCAGGAATCGCCGCGACGTTAAAACCGGTGGGTAGATATCAAGTGCCTTGGCGGCAAAACGTTTCTAAAGACCTCAACCGATCCGCAGAAGGTATCCGAATTCCGCTCGCAGGAGGGTGAATTCTTGTCCCTAGAGATTTGGGCATTCCGTTACTTGGGGTCGGCATATCTTAAGGGTCCGAGTTTAATTGAGATATTTTGGCCAGAGTGAAGGGAAGTAGCGGTCCCGCAACAGGAGGCTGATCGACACATACCCGATGAAGCCCAACGATTCAAAGAGAGCAAACGTCGTGGGCTCATAGGGCCCGTAAGGGGCATAGCCGAGCCCGTTATCCGGCACCAGATTATCGGCGAACTCAACGCCAGGGTAGTGGACGACTTCATCATGGTCAATCAGAAACTGTGCAGACGTGTCGGCAGGTTGGAAGTATTCCGGGTAGATTTCCACGGCTTTGAGATCATTGACGACATCGGTATAGAGCTTGGTATCAGTTGAATGTGCGGCAAGGTCGACAAGCGCACTCGCGAGAAGATTGGATCGCGCACTTTCCACATTGAGTCCACTAAATGGATATCCAAGCAATTGGTCTATTTCTTCTTGAACCGTAGCATCAATGTGTGCTATGCCCGCACCAAATTCAACCCGGTCGCAAAGCCATACCGTTGCCTTTTCGATCAAGCTTTTCGAGATATCCTGCCGACCGTGCCGCTCGAGAGCCAAACAAGCCGTCACGATTGAGACAGCATATCTGTCGCTGATAGGGTGACTTACACCAGGTTCGGATTCTACGAACTCGATCAGCCGACTCGCTGCGAATCTAGCCTGCTCGACATCAGACCCAAGTGCGATCAGTCCCAGTGCCTCAATCACTCGCGAACAATGTATTGGGTACGTCGCAAAGATCGACGCCGAATGTATGGCGCCATCTAGCTTCTTATCCGCCGCCGTCCAGATATTCCAAACGGCCTCTATATAGTCGGAAGCCGAACCCACTACGGTGTCAATTTGGCTTTCACAAAGGGTCAACAATTCTGCCCTTCGCGAAGGGTCTGTTGCCTCTCGTAGTTCAAACATGCCCATTCGTAAAGCAGCCAAATCACAGTATAAAGCGTCGTATAGGAGTCCTCCGTCCCGGCACTTGCCAGCCAGAATCGAAGACTCAATTGTTCCAATGAGAACGCGTTCCCGATCTGGCAGTTCTTTGTCGAGCCAACTCAGCGAATGCTCCTCGATCTCAGCCAGCTCTGGGGATTTACGTACCACCGAGCCATACAGAACGAAGAACCTTCCTTGAGCTGCCAAATCCACACCCGATAGCCGAGTTGACCGGATTCCCTGCAAGCCATGTTTCAAAAGTAACTCGATCAGCTTGTTACGATCCCAAATCTCAACTGGTGGGTACTCAAGTTTTGCAAGGGCGTCAGTACTGAACGAGTTGATTTGGTCAGCGGCCGGTTGAGTTACCGTTCCGGTTGTAACCAGGACAATTCGGCGCGAGAGATTTTTATCAAATGCAGGATGGCCCTGTTCGGTCATCGCTGCCGCCTGCAACTGGCCCATGATTCCACCATTTAGGTCCCCGACACCCAAATCTCCCTTCTTCGTCTGAAACACCCATTGCTCGCCACTTATTTTTGCGATAAAGTCCTTCCCTTTCTCGATTGTCCCGTGGGTCAGGTGAACATCGGAGAACCCCATCGCAGAGAGTAGCGCAAGGAACGGTGCGTCAAAGTCACGCTCCTTGCGGACATTATCAAGAAAGTCGGCGACGACGTTTCTTAGCATCCCACTCCTCGCGTTTGCGCTCAACAATCTCCATCACTCGTTCATCAAAGTCCACTGGTCGAATCGATTGAGCAAGGGTCTTTAAAGCGCCGCCACCTGCCTCAATCTCAAACTTGCGAGGTTCGCCATCTTCGTTGAAGCTCACATTGATATGTTCCAACGCTCGCAGAAGATTGTCCCATGTGAGCACTGGGTTACCGGGAATAATCTGGCGTGACCGCTTGACACCCTCTTCCAGAGTCTCTGCACGACTACGAGCCAATTGAACGCGGAACTTCTCACCGAGCGCTCGAATCTCCAAATGAAAGCATGCAAAATCGGATTCGCGCGTCGCTTCCCTTGGGATCGTGTAACTCGCCTCGAACCTAGTCGGCGTCCGATTCCAAATCTCTTCAAATACGTGCCGCAGTCTTCCAGAGTGATTGGTGGTGCGCTTTAGAGTCCGCCTCAACAACGGGTCCCTGGCGATTTCACCTTCTAATGCCTTCCTCATGAACACGTTGAAGGCGTAATCGTATTCATGCGATCTCAGAAAGCTTGGCTCACTCATTTGCTCTCCTTTCCAATCCGCCTGCAACGCCGTGACGCATTCCATTCGGCCAGCTTCGTAGTTCGTAATTCCTCCATACGATCTCGGTGTTCTTGAGTTTCTTCGAGTTCACGTAGCCGCGGCGCTAAATCCGGATGAACCACGAATGCCTGCCCGTCCCGAACTACATTGCCATCGTCGTCAAAGCGCCATTCAGTTTTTTCGATTAGGTCGATCAGCATGTCGATGCTTAACCGCTCACCCTTTGCATCCAGCACATTGCCGGTGGCCTCCGTGATCTGATGGAGATTCTCGAACATCATTTTTGCCATTGAGGCGACATTCGCCTTGCTAAACTCCGCGACCTGAGTGGTATGTGCATCGATGTTTCCGAGCCTCACGTCGTCTCGCTCGATAAGCATTAGGGCAGAAGCTGTTCGACCAGTGGTGTCAACGGTCTCCTCGTTTATAATGTTACGCCCCGCACCGAAGTGTCGAGTCCGCCTCGATCTGACCATCCCCATGAGTTGGTCATCAGCCGCAAATCCACGGCTCGCTCGTGTGAGCATATTCTCGTAAGCACTATCGTACTCAAGGGATTTAAGAGGGGATGATGTATGTTTGCTCATACGATTGCCTTTCCAATTTCATTTAAAACAAAAAAAACGGACCAGTCGAGAACCCCAGTGACCGTAACAAGACATGCGGCTAAGTCCCTCTAGATGCGAATCCGCGTCGCAAGTGTTGATCGTTGAGTTAGCTCTCGAACCCATCCAACTAGTTATCATGCATTTCGTCCATTGCAGCTGCAAATCGCGTCCCATTATCTTCACCATTCAACAAGTTTTCCTGTGAAGGACCATTCGTAGACGCCGGAGGCTTTGCCTTATCCGATTATGGGACGAAAAATGACGGTAGGCAGTTGATGCCTTTGTGTTTTTCCACTTCATGTCCTTTGGCAATACATTCAAATGTTGAGTCATGAAATGCAAAGACAAAGTGACGCCACGATTCGGACACTCGTGAGTCATGTCTCGGATGAACAGAGTTCATCTCGACTAAAGCTCGGATCCACGAGGAATCGAAGACTTCGTTTGCCGAATAGTGGGTTAGACCACGACGATAAAGCCGATGTCCATGGAGTGCCTCGTCATTCGGTGGTCCAAAGGTATGGGCTACCGGTGAAGCAAACTTAACGAGCGCGTATTCATTTTCGCTAGCATGCTCGACGATGTATACCAAGTAAAGGGTTTGCTCGGTAGCATAAATTCGTGGGGCGGGCACGCCGGTATCTGACTGGGGAACGTCTTCAAGCTCGACAACCCGATCCATTTTCCTGCCAATCATGCATGCATTATGATTGGACTGAAACCGTCCTCAGTTGCTTAATCTGGATAAGACCTCTCGACGACCTTCCGCGAGCCACCACTTTTTGAATTTCCAAGCGGTTTTGATTTACTCGTTCGAAGAACCGCTTTTCGCTTCCAAAAGTCGCCGGATCGACTTGACATCGGCGCTCGTCGCTGGAGTGAAAATAACCAGCCCAAGGTCAGGCTGACCGTCCACCAAGAACGACGAATAATGCACCGAGATCGGGCCGACGATCGAGTGGTGGAGATGCTTGGTTCCCTCGCCGTAATTCCGCACCTCATGGTCGAGCCACATGGCTTCGAACTCAGGACTGAGCTTCCTGAGTTCGCGGACGAGTTGTTCGGCTTGCTTGGGCGCTCCGGCTCGGGCAGTCTCGGCCCGAAACACCGCGACGGCGAACCGGGCGTGGCTTTCCCATTCTGGCATTTGCCGTCTGGCGTGGGAGCCGCAGAACAGCATCCGCAGAATATTTCGCTCCTCGGGCGGCACCGCCGAGTAGTCGGTGAGGACGGCCAAAGCCGCTTGGTTCCAGGCGACCACGTCCCACCACGCGGTCTTGACGATCGCCGGGCTGTACGGCATCGAGTCCAACACCTGTTGAAGCTGGGCAGATACGCAAGGCACCTGGGCGACCGGCATTTCGGGCAACCGCTGTTGGGCCAGCAGGAAAAGGTGTTCGCGTTCGGCGGGCGAGAGATCGAGCGCGGCTGCGATTCCCTCCAATACCTCGGATGAAGGAACTCCACCTCGCCCCTGCTCCAACCATGTATACCAAGTCACGCTGACGTTGGCTCGCTGGGCGACCTCCTCGCGTCGCAGACCGGGCGTGCGCCGTCGCGTTGCCGAGAGTCCAAGCGATGCGGGGTCGACCTTGGCACGTCGGTTCTTCAGAAAATTAGCCAGGGAATCTTTCGCCATCGTCAGCCTATCAGTTTCGATACCAGTATAACGCCACGTCTTTTCAGGTCGCGGGACCTGCGAAATACTGATTGAGTGGACCTCAAGCGGTCCCATCTACAAGGTTATACGATGCGAGTATTCGTTACTGGAGCAACCGGATTCATTGGACAAGCCGTCGTTCGAGATTTGATCGATGCCGGACATGAGGTCCTCGGGATGGCGCGAAAGCCGGAGTCGGCGGCTACGTTGGAGGAGAGTGGCGCGCGGGCCCTATTAGGCGATATCGAGGATTTTGCATGCTTGGCGGAAGGAGCCAAGGCGAGCGATGCGGTGATCCACACCGCGTTCATTCACGACTTCACGCGTTTTGCCGAGTGCTGTGAGGCGGATCGGAAGGCGATTGGGGCATTGGGTGAGGCAATGGTGGAGACGGATAAGCCGCTCATCGTGACCTCAGGGATGGTTGGCGGAAACGAAGACAACGACGCGCCGACGCCGTCGGCGTCTTACCCTCGTGCCTCGGAGCCCAGCGCTTTTGCCTTCCTCGACCGCGGCGTTCGGGCGATGGCGATTCGGCTTCCGC
The sequence above is a segment of the Armatimonadota bacterium genome. Coding sequences within it:
- a CDS encoding NAD-dependent epimerase/dehydratase family protein encodes the protein MRVFVTGATGFIGQAVVRDLIDAGHEVLGMARKPESAATLEESGARALLGDIEDFACLAEGAKASDAVIHTAFIHDFTRFAECCEADRKAIGALGEAMVETDKPLIVTSGMVGGNEDNDAPTPSASYPRASEPSAFAFLDRGVRAMAIRLPQVHDREKQGLITFLIEVAKQRGESAYMEGMDVRWAAAHRFDAARLYLLALEKGVAGGRYHAVAEEGVPLREIAEIVGQRLGIPVVAKKPEEAPAHFGFWSHFMGLNLRGSSELTRARLGWSPTGPDLLDDLRHATNLELS